A segment of the Terriglobia bacterium genome:
AAATCCCAGACCGGGGGAAGATCGCGCGTTCGAAGCGAAACCGCTTCGCTATGGAATCCGACTCGCGCGACGAAAGCCGGGGAAGACGTGCGGCCCAGCCAATTGCAACCACGGCCGACCACACGACCAATAGTTTCAGATATGGCCTATCGAGGAAGCTTCGTTGGAGAGTTCTCATTTGAATCACCAGCGCGTTTGCTTCGGCCTCAAGCCGATTTCCTCAGGTTGCCGTCCTTGCCCAGCAGGAATGGAAAGTTGAGCAAAACGGGGGGATCCGTGGTGGCCGGGGCTCGCAGCACGATGTCCTCGCATTCAACGGTGCCTGAGCCGATGGTGACCTGCTGGCCGCCGCCTCGCAGCGCAGATTCATAACGAAAAAAGTCATCCACGGTGCGCGGCCATGGCATTCCCAAGGCCATTACGTAATATTGCCCTTCGGGAACTTCAGATATCGAATACTTGCCGGGCTGGAGAATCGTGGCACACGCCACTGGCTTTCCTTCCGGGATCGGGGTTGGGAACAAGCCTATAAATATAGGACCCGAAAATGATGCCGGGCCGCGCACCTGTCCGACCACTTTGGCTTGAAGCAAAGGAACCGGCGTGGCTTCCCTCTGCAGGCATTCCAGCAGATTTTTTGACGGCGATCGCTGCAGCATCCGCAGCTTGGTCGGCGAGACGCCCAGCACTCCGGAAAACCTGCGTATAAAGGTTCCCAGGCTGCTGTACCCGACTTCCAGACAAATTTCCGTCACGCTAGTATCGCTGCTGAGGAGCAAACGGGTAGCGGCCTCAACCCTGAGCTTGCTGACAAAGCGGCAAGGGGACAAGCCGGTTACTGCGCGGAATGTGCGATTGAAATGATACCGGCTCATATATGCGACCGATGCCATATCTGCCAACGAGATGTCCTCGTCCAAGCGCTGCCGAATTGCGCCTATCACTCTCTGCACAGCATGAGAATGAAATTCGATCGTATCGGGCCGCTTCCGGGTGCGATTCTGCGACTCTAACATCACCTGCGTCCCTCCCTGGAACCCAGCCCGCCGTCGGTCGACTTCCCAATGCGGTAGGCCGAATTAGTAAGGCAAGGTATATTCCCGATTGCTCCCTCGCAATGGTCCTGGAGATTCAAAAAGGGTCCGGTTCTAGACGGCCATATATCGATCATTCTTGAGCCGAAGATCGGGAAAGCGGCCTGAAGATGCATAATCGCCCACCGATGCACCGCATGGATGATGGGGCGTCCGACATTGTCGGTCTAACCGTTAAGAAGCACGTGATGATCGAATGGCGGACCTTCAGCGGCGTGGTAGTCGACGTTTCCGAGTTTACGGAAGCGATTCATGCAGAAAGTCATGCGTGAGCGTGGGTTTCGTGAGTGTTTAAGTAATAACGGAATCGGCATCGCCATCCCGCCATTCAGCTTGGCAAACGCCCCACGTACAGCCTTCTCGCTCGAATTGAAAACTTGATCCACTGGGCCCGCAAGGAAATGCGCCATCTCAGCAGCCAAAGCAAACCCAGTGCGACGCACGCCCCTCCATGATGGACACTGCTGACGGACCGTCACTGCAGCGAATGCGCGCGGTAGTACCAAGCTA
Coding sequences within it:
- a CDS encoding AraC family transcriptional regulator — encoded protein: MDEDISLADMASVAYMSRYHFNRTFRAVTGLSPCRFVSKLRVEAATRLLLSSDTSVTEICLEVGYSSLGTFIRRFSGVLGVSPTKLRMLQRSPSKNLLECLQREATPVPLLQAKVVGQVRGPASFSGPIFIGLFPTPIPEGKPVACATILQPGKYSISEVPEGQYYVMALGMPWPRTVDDFFRYESALRGGGQQVTIGSGTVECEDIVLRAPATTDPPVLLNFPFLLGKDGNLRKSA